The sequence GCGTGGGAGCGGGGATCATTTCCCACGGCGAACTTCTCGAGGGGTACCAGCATGGGGCAGGAGAATTTGGACATATGAGTATCGACCTTTCTGGACCCCCGTGTCCGTGTGGAAACCGGGGATGTGTGGAGCTCTATGTTTCGGCCCCGGCGTTGGTGAGAAAAACTCAGGAGTACATTAAAAAAGGGGGCAAAACCCGTATTGCCCATTTGGTTGATGACATCTCCGGTGACTTTTCCTGTGAGGTGATTGACCAGGCGGCATATCTAGGGGATTTCTTTGCCCTCACGCTTTGGAAAGAGACGGGAAAAATTCTTGGCCGAGCCGTCGCGAACCTTGTGAACCTCTTGGACCCCCAGGTTGTGGTTATCGGTGGAGGCCTATCTCTGGCCCATCCAGCTTTTCTGGAAAGCGTTGCTGAAACAGTTTGGGAGATTACGGCTTCGCTTCATCGAAGGAAAGTGGAAATCCGACGAGCATTTTTTGGTCGTGATTCGGGCCTGGTGGGCGCAGCGGCGTTAACGGTGGAGCGTATTTTTGCCTGAGGTAGGACAAGAGAAGGAGGGGAAAATGGAGCCGCGAGAACGTATCCGCAGAGTCTTGAAGAGAGAGGGAAAGGTTGATTCCACCCCCTGGAGCCTGTTTTTCGGGGCGACGCCTTCGTTGACACCAGCCTTTTTCGAAAAGTTTGTGGTCCAGAGTGGGATTCGTGATGTCGCTGAATATTTTGGCTTTGAAGTTCGCATTGCCCATTCAGATGATGTCGACCCCTTCTACCATACAACGACCGCGCATTATGGGTTGCGGATGACGTCCAATGGAATTGGCAGAGAATTTTTCCAGGAGAAGTTGCCTGAAGATGCAGCATTTTCGCCCTGGGGGGTGGGGATTCTGCCCTGGCCAGATAACCCTGGCTGTGAACGAATGTTCCATCCGTTATCGGGAGAGCGCACCGTAAAGGAGATTGAACAGTATCCTTCACCGGGTATTGATGCAGAAAGCATGGAGAAAGTTCACCAGAAGGCACAGGAAATCCGCGAGAGAGGGTATCTACCGGCAGCGTACTGTGGGAGTCTTTATGAGTGGTGTCACTGGATACGGGGGATGGAGGACTTCATGGTGGATTTGATGATCTATCGAGAGAGGGCTCAGGCACTCATTGAAAAAGTAGCTACGTTCACTCTTTCGTTTGCCCGTGCACATGCTCTTTGTGGTGTGGAGCTTCTCTGTTTCTATGACGATTACGGTATGCAGGACCGTTTGCAAATTCCGCCCCGTGTTTTTCGGGAGTTGTTCAAGCCCTGGTGGAAGAGAATCATCGCCACGTTGCAGAGGGAATTTCCAGAATCACTCTTTTTCCTCCATTCCTGCGGCAGGGTGGAGGAGATTATTCCGGATCTCATCGAAGCAGGCTTCGATGTCCTTCATCCATTGCAGCCAGAATGCCATGATGTTACTGAGGTGGTAGCTCGGTACCGAAAACAAATGACTTTCTGGGGGACCATGAGTAACCAAAGGACCCTTCCTCTGGGCAAAAGAGAAGAGGTAGAGGAAGAAACCAGACACAGAATGCAGCTCGCTTTATCGATGGGGAATGTGATTCCTTCTCCTGCGAATACCATTGGTCCCGAAGTACCGGTGGAAAACGTTCTGGCCTTTACCGAGGTGTGTCGACAAATGCGAGTTTGGGAAAGGAGGTGAGATTAGGGATCAAGGCGTTTGGGTATTTGGGTGTTGAAGAGAAGTGAAAAGAAGTTTCATGAAAGGGGAGGTGTTTCTGGTGAAGAAATTCGGAATGACGATTCTGGTGATGTTTCTTGTGGTGCTCTTCGTTATAACGGCTATAGGTGTTGCGGCAGAAAAAACCTACACCGTGGGTGTGGTGATTCCGTATGAAATTGGATGGTTTACGGCCTTTCATAAGGGTTTTGAACAGATTGCCAATAAGGAAGGCGTAAAGATTGTCTGGCAGTACCACAATTACAAAGCGGATGAGGAAACCAAAGCCATCCAGAACCTGATCACCATGGGTGTGGATGCCATCAATCTCACCGCGGTGACCCCTTCGAGCGCTGAGTACTCCTGCCGCCTGGCAAACGAGGCGAATATCCCCATTCAGATTACCGAAAGTGGTATCGCTGAAGGGAAGGGAAAACCCGTTGCTGACATCGATTTTAACTGGTTTGATGTGTACCGCACGGTAGCCACGAGCCTCCGTCGCGATATACCTGGAGAACTGAAGGTAGTCTGGATCCAGGGGTTTGCCGGGACGCCGCCAGTCATGCAGGGAATCCAGGGATTTATGGATACCATTAAAACTCTAGAAGGGATTAGTTTGGCCACCGATGTGCAGTACGGTGATTACGCCACTGCACCATCTCTCAATATTATCAAAACCTTAGTGCAGTCGGGTCTTGAATTTAACGTGGCCATCGGTGCTTGTCAGGAAATTACCGAAGGCATCATTCAGGGATTGCGAGAGGAGAACGTGGACCTCGACAAGGTCACCATTGTTACCGTCAACGGTGGACCCATGGATGTGGAGAACGTGAAGAAGGGATACATTGACTATATCCTGAGTCTCTCTCCAGGACTCCATGGCATGATTTGTGCTCAGAACCTCATCAACTACCTCAAAGGGAGAGAGTACCAGAAGAAGAGTTATTCGCCAATTGTCTGGTGCAGCAAAGCCGACTGGGAAGAGAAGCTCATTCCCTGGTTTCTGGATGAAAGCTGGTTCCCGGTGGTGGAAGAGTTCGCCAGAACCGGTCAGTATAAGCCTGAATTGAGGGCAAAATAGAAAAAAATGCGAGGGGGTACCCCCTCGCATTTTTTTCTCGATTGGGGGAGGTTTATTTCTTTGTCAAGCACAGCGTATATTTTGAACTTGAAGGAGATCAGTAAGAGCTATCCCGGTGTGCAAGCTCTGGATAGGGTATCCATGGATGTGGCCTATGGTGAAGTCCATGCTCTGGTGGGACAGAATGGTGCTGGGAAATCAACGCTTATTGAGATCATTGCCGGAGCCCTCCATCCTGATGGGGGAGAGATTGTCTACGAAGGGCACACCTATACGCACTTTGAGCCGTGGCAGGCGATTCGCCTTGGCATTCAAACGGTGCATCAGGAAAACCAGCTGGTGGAAGAGCTGACTGTGGCTGAGAATCTCTACCTCTTTGAGCTTCCGGTTCGCCGAGGAGGGGTGGTGGATTATGTCGGTTGTTGGCGTATCGCCCAGGAACTTTTGCAGAAGCTCGACATCCACATTGCTCCAGATAAAAAGGTGCGCGGGCTTTCTTTTGTCGATAAGAAGCTGGTGAGCATCGCCAAGGCCTTCGCTCGTCCCGTGAAACTCCTCATTCTTGATGAGCCGACGGCGTCTCTGGATGAATGCGGGAAAAACATTCTTTTCGATATTATTCGGTCCCATAAGGTTCAGGGCTTGAGCACGATTTACATTTCGCATAACTTAAGCGAAATTTTTGAAATCTGTGACCGTGTCACCATTCTGAAAGATGGACAGAAAGTAGCTACCTATTCCTTGCAGGATATCACCATGGATGAAGTCATTCGCAAGATGATTGGCAGTTCCCAGGTGACACTCTACAAGAGAGAGAAGATGTCCCGTGCCTCGCGAGAGGATGAAACTTTGGAAGTGCGAAATTACAGTCGGCAAGGTGTCATTCATGGTGTTTCTTTCAAGGTACGAAGGGGAGAAATTTTTGGGCTGGCAGGACTGGTGGGTTCGGGCCGAACGGAACTGGTGCGTATGATATTTGGATTAGACCCCAAAGATTCGGGTACTCTCCTGTACCAGGGTAGAGACATCACTCCCAGGAATCCTTATGATGCCATTCAAAAAGGCATTGGATACCTTACCGAAGACCGCAAGAGTGACGGGCTTTTGCTGTCGCGGCCAGTGATGGAGAACATGAGCCTTGCTTCGGTGGCCAAAGATAATGGTTTGCTGTTGAATCTGGGGAGGGAGTATCATGAGTCGATCGCGCTTACCGGACGCTTGAACGTGAAAACGCCGTCGATTTTCCAGCGGGTGGTGAACTTGAGCGGTGGGAATCAACAGAAAGTGGTTCTGGCCAAGTGGTTGCAGACTCAGGCGGAAGTGCTGATTTTCGATGAACCGACGGTGGGTGTCGATGTAGGAGCCAAAGTGGAGATTTACCGAATGATTGAAGAACTGGTGCACCATGGCAAAATCGTCATTGTGATTTCTTCGGATAACCCAGAACTGGTAGCGCTCTGCGACCGCGTTGGAGTCATGCGGAATGGACGTCTGGTGGCTATTCTTGAGGGCGATGAAGTGACCGAGGAGAACATTGTGCGTTATGCCATGGGTGTCTGCGAAGGGATGGAGGTGTCAGGGTGATGGCGAGAGGCTTGAGGGCTTTTTTTCGGAAGCGAGCTTCCATTGAGCAGGCTTATATTCTTTTACTCCTGATTGTGGCGATTTCGGTGGTCACCACCATTGTGAACCGACGCTTTGTCAATCCGACCAACATTATCAATATCTTTCAACAGATTGCAGTCTTAGGTATTGTGGCAAGTGGCGTAGGTATGCTTCTTGTTTCAGGGCATGTGGATATTTCGGTTGGTTCCCAGGTATCGCTTCTGGGGGTTATTTTTGCCATGCTCATTCAAAGAATCCTCGGTCTTCCGGAAGGGAATGTGGCACCCTGGCGCCAAACTTTTGTGTATCCGATTGCTTTTGTGGTAACTTTTGGCATTGGAGCTCTGGTCGGTTTCGCGAATGGGGTAACGGTAGTTAAGTCCAGAGCCAATTCGTTCATTATCTCTTTGGGTTTTATGTCGGCCTACCATGGCTTGGCGCTCCTGGTTACTGGAGGTGCATCCTACATGCTTTTCGGGCGATTTGAAACCCTGGGAAGAGGCCGTCTTTTCCATTATCTTCCCATTTCGATTCTCTTTTTCCTGGGGGTGGTCTTTCTTTCTTACCTGATTTTGAAATATTTCCGGTATGGACGGTTTCTCTACGCCATTGGAAGCAATCGCCGGGCGGCGCACGTTTCGGGAATCAATACCGACCGGGTGGTGATTCGAGCGTATACCGTGGTGGGAATACTGAACGCTCTGGCGGCCATCATTCTCATTTCTCGGGTGGGCTCAGCGCTGGCTACAACCGGTGATGCCTATGCTCTGGATGCACTGGCTTCAGTCATTGTGGGAGGGGTAGCACTCTCGGGTGGTAAAGGTGGAGCGCTCAACATTTTTCTGGGGGTGGTGCTGATCGGGTTAATCGGAAATGCCCTCATTATCATGAACGTCAACCCCTATGCCCGGGATTTGGTGATTGGACTGATTATTATTGCTGCAGTAACACTCAGTCAACTTTCTGAGAGCCGATCATAGAGGGAGGGATTGAGATGGGAAAGATTAATCTTTTGAATACCATTCGGGGGTCTTTATTTGAAGGATTTTTTCCGGAAGCGTGGGATTTAGAACGGATGGACTGGTGTTGTAGCCAGCCACCGGAGGCGGTGTACCAGAGAGAACCCTGGTGGCATGAGCGGTTTCAGCCGGTTGGTTGCCCAACCCTCGAAGACTTCAATACCCTTATGGGACACGAAATTGCCTACCAGATCAAACTTACCAAAGACGAGGGGCGGGATTGTATTCTCATTCTCTCGGTCGGTCCCATGGGGATGTATCGCTGGGCGGTGGAATTTCTAAAAAGATGGGGGGTTGATTGTCAGCACGTCCATGGGTTCAACATGGATGAGTGGTGTGATACCGAGGGAAACACTTTACCGGCAAGCGACCCGGGAGCGTTTCGCAATGCTATGGAGTCGTCGCTCTATGGCCCCTTGGGAGAATTGACCGTTCCTGAAAAACAGAGACATTTTGCCACCCGGGAAGAACTCCCCACCTATGCGGAGCGCATTGGAGCATTACGTGCCAAGGGAGCAAAGTTTATACTCATCTATGGCATTGGCTGGGTTTTTCATATCGCTTTTTGGGAGCCCCATTTTGCGGCGGATTACGCCAGCATGGAGGAGTGGTTGAAACCCACCCACCGGGTGGCTGCGAAACTCCATCCTCTGACGATTATTCAGAATTCCATTACCAGCTTCCGGAGTCGTATTACCCTGGTGCCGGCAAGGGCTAATACCATTGGACCGGGAATCTTTATGCAGGCTGACTATACCATTGGGGGAGTTGATGGGTATTTACCCTGTCGCCGAATGATGTATCAGGCCCATGCCCTGTGGGTGACGTTAAAATACGGGCCAGATATGTGGGTTCCCTCTTCAGTGATGCCGCAATTGCCGGGAAAACTCTTTTTCGTGGCACCGCTGGCTGGGCCACTGGAACCCGAGGTTAACTGACCATGTGGGATTATTTACTCTATGGAGGAAAAGTGATCACCGAAAATGAAGTCCTCCCCAGAGGATATGTGGCCATTTGTGAGGGTCGGATTGTTTCTCTGGGGGAGAACTGGAATGAGGTCAAGGCAAAGAACTGTTTGGATGTTTCGGGTTTCATTGTGAGCCCCGGCTTCATTGACATGCACACCCACGGTATTTTTGATGTCGACTTTGTGGAGGGAGATGTAGAGCGTATTGCTTCAGGTCTTTCTCACTATCTCTCCTTCGGTGTTACCAAGGTGGTGGCCTCGACCATCTCCCGGCCCCTTCCAGAAACAGTGGAACAGATTCAACGCTTGCGGCAGGTGAAGGAGAGTAATTATGGTCGAATTCTCCATGGTGTGCATCTTGAGGGACCGTGGCTTTCACCCCGATGTCGAGGTGGTCATCCTCTCCAGTACCTCCGTGTGCCCAGTAAAGAGGATGTAGCCTTTGTACTGGGGGAAGTGGGCGATGTGCTGGTAACGGTGACCTTTGCGCCAGAGCTTCCCAATGCGGTGTGGCTTGCAGAGACGCTTACTTACCGGGGGATTATTCCGGTCATCGGGCACACCGAAGCAAGTTATGAGGAGGCTGAACGGGTTATTCGGGCTGGAGCGCGCCATGTGACCCACATGTACGATGGAACCTTGGGATATCGGGAAAATCCCCAGGAAGCGCTGGTGATGCTTCCCGGTGTCGAAACAGCAGTGCTCTTTTATGACACGGTGAGTGTTGAACTCATTGGATGTCCTGTGCATGTTCCACCTCCCTTTTTTAAGTTCATTCACAAGGTAAAACCCAAGGGGAAGAAAGTGCTTGTTACCGATTCGCTGGTAGGGACGGGTATGCCTGAGGGAACGGTCCTCACTTACCGGGATGGTCGA comes from Atribacterota bacterium and encodes:
- a CDS encoding uroporphyrinogen decarboxylase family protein gives rise to the protein MEPRERIRRVLKREGKVDSTPWSLFFGATPSLTPAFFEKFVVQSGIRDVAEYFGFEVRIAHSDDVDPFYHTTTAHYGLRMTSNGIGREFFQEKLPEDAAFSPWGVGILPWPDNPGCERMFHPLSGERTVKEIEQYPSPGIDAESMEKVHQKAQEIRERGYLPAAYCGSLYEWCHWIRGMEDFMVDLMIYRERAQALIEKVATFTLSFARAHALCGVELLCFYDDYGMQDRLQIPPRVFRELFKPWWKRIIATLQREFPESLFFLHSCGRVEEIIPDLIEAGFDVLHPLQPECHDVTEVVARYRKQMTFWGTMSNQRTLPLGKREEVEEETRHRMQLALSMGNVIPSPANTIGPEVPVENVLAFTEVCRQMRVWERR
- a CDS encoding sugar ABC transporter substrate-binding protein; this translates as MKKFGMTILVMFLVVLFVITAIGVAAEKTYTVGVVIPYEIGWFTAFHKGFEQIANKEGVKIVWQYHNYKADEETKAIQNLITMGVDAINLTAVTPSSAEYSCRLANEANIPIQITESGIAEGKGKPVADIDFNWFDVYRTVATSLRRDIPGELKVVWIQGFAGTPPVMQGIQGFMDTIKTLEGISLATDVQYGDYATAPSLNIIKTLVQSGLEFNVAIGACQEITEGIIQGLREENVDLDKVTIVTVNGGPMDVENVKKGYIDYILSLSPGLHGMICAQNLINYLKGREYQKKSYSPIVWCSKADWEEKLIPWFLDESWFPVVEEFARTGQYKPELRAK
- a CDS encoding sugar ABC transporter ATP-binding protein, which gives rise to MSSTAYILNLKEISKSYPGVQALDRVSMDVAYGEVHALVGQNGAGKSTLIEIIAGALHPDGGEIVYEGHTYTHFEPWQAIRLGIQTVHQENQLVEELTVAENLYLFELPVRRGGVVDYVGCWRIAQELLQKLDIHIAPDKKVRGLSFVDKKLVSIAKAFARPVKLLILDEPTASLDECGKNILFDIIRSHKVQGLSTIYISHNLSEIFEICDRVTILKDGQKVATYSLQDITMDEVIRKMIGSSQVTLYKREKMSRASREDETLEVRNYSRQGVIHGVSFKVRRGEIFGLAGLVGSGRTELVRMIFGLDPKDSGTLLYQGRDITPRNPYDAIQKGIGYLTEDRKSDGLLLSRPVMENMSLASVAKDNGLLLNLGREYHESIALTGRLNVKTPSIFQRVVNLSGGNQQKVVLAKWLQTQAEVLIFDEPTVGVDVGAKVEIYRMIEELVHHGKIVIVISSDNPELVALCDRVGVMRNGRLVAILEGDEVTEENIVRYAMGVCEGMEVSG
- a CDS encoding ABC transporter permease, whose amino-acid sequence is MARGLRAFFRKRASIEQAYILLLLIVAISVVTTIVNRRFVNPTNIINIFQQIAVLGIVASGVGMLLVSGHVDISVGSQVSLLGVIFAMLIQRILGLPEGNVAPWRQTFVYPIAFVVTFGIGALVGFANGVTVVKSRANSFIISLGFMSAYHGLALLVTGGASYMLFGRFETLGRGRLFHYLPISILFFLGVVFLSYLILKYFRYGRFLYAIGSNRRAAHVSGINTDRVVIRAYTVVGILNALAAIILISRVGSALATTGDAYALDALASVIVGGVALSGGKGGALNIFLGVVLIGLIGNALIIMNVNPYARDLVIGLIIIAAVTLSQLSESRS
- a CDS encoding glucosamine-6-phosphate isomerase, which translates into the protein MGKINLLNTIRGSLFEGFFPEAWDLERMDWCCSQPPEAVYQREPWWHERFQPVGCPTLEDFNTLMGHEIAYQIKLTKDEGRDCILILSVGPMGMYRWAVEFLKRWGVDCQHVHGFNMDEWCDTEGNTLPASDPGAFRNAMESSLYGPLGELTVPEKQRHFATREELPTYAERIGALRAKGAKFILIYGIGWVFHIAFWEPHFAADYASMEEWLKPTHRVAAKLHPLTIIQNSITSFRSRITLVPARANTIGPGIFMQADYTIGGVDGYLPCRRMMYQAHALWVTLKYGPDMWVPSSVMPQLPGKLFFVAPLAGPLEPEVN
- the nagA gene encoding N-acetylglucosamine-6-phosphate deacetylase, yielding MWDYLLYGGKVITENEVLPRGYVAICEGRIVSLGENWNEVKAKNCLDVSGFIVSPGFIDMHTHGIFDVDFVEGDVERIASGLSHYLSFGVTKVVASTISRPLPETVEQIQRLRQVKESNYGRILHGVHLEGPWLSPRCRGGHPLQYLRVPSKEDVAFVLGEVGDVLVTVTFAPELPNAVWLAETLTYRGIIPVIGHTEASYEEAERVIRAGARHVTHMYDGTLGYRENPQEALVMLPGVETAVLFYDTVSVELIGCPVHVPPPFFKFIHKVKPKGKKVLVTDSLVGTGMPEGTVLTYRDGRKVRVAENVIRMIDEDPAIDGNLTGSGVTMNVALRRLKEYTGIPLEEAIAWGAINPASVLGIDKEVGSIAVGKQADLVVIDENFEAQYTFLAGDLVFRKS